The DNA segment CCAAGCCGCACGTAAACGTTGGTACGATAGGTCACGTTGACCACGGCAAGACGACGCTGACTGCGGCGATAACGCGTGTTCTGAGCGCCCGCGGGGGAGCCGACTTCCA comes from the Deltaproteobacteria bacterium genome and includes:
- the tuf gene encoding elongation factor Tu (EF-Tu; promotes GTP-dependent binding of aminoacyl-tRNA to the A-site of ribosomes during protein biosynthesis; when the tRNA anticodon matches the mRNA codon, GTP hydrolysis results; the inactive EF-Tu-GDP leaves the ribosome and release of GDP is promoted by elongation factor Ts; many prokaryotes have two copies of the gene encoding EF-Tu) — encoded protein: MSKAKFERSKPHVNVGTIGHVDHGKTTLTAAITRVLSARGGADF